AAACTCACAAATGAGGACGGACACAGCGAAGTGGGATTCCTCCTCGGCAAAGCACGTTTAGCTCCTAAACCAGACATCACCATACCCCGACTTGAACTCTGTGCAGCAGTCCTGGCCGTGGAAGTAGCAGAGTTGGTTCTAGAGGAGCTGGATGTCACAGTCGatcaggtgaatctttacacagactcaaaggtagtgcttgggtacatctcaaacaccaagagacgctttcacgtttatgtgcacaacagagtcgaacgcatcaggcgctttgcacaaactcaccagtggcattacgtgcccacacacttaaatccggcagaccatgccacacgagcgttgcccgctgagcagctctccagctccaccTGGCTCAGAGGCCCAGCTTTCCTCTCCAGGTTGGACCAAAGTCAAGTTCGAAGTCAAACCTTCGATCTCATAGACCCAGAGACTGACTGTGAGTTGCGTCCTGAGGTAACAACTTGCACTACCACCCTATCAAAAGGCCAGTTTAATAGTGCCAGATTTGAAAGGTTTTCAAGTTGGAAGGTGCTGCAAAAGGCTATTGCCAAACTCCAACATATAGCTCAATCATTCAAGAACAACTCTGAGGTTTCCTGTCGTGGCTGGCACAACTGCAACAAACATTTAACTGAAAAGTCACTGCAACTAGCCAAGACCACGATCATTCGCACCGTTCAAAGAGAGGTCTTCGCAGAAGATATTGGATGCATTGAAAAAGGCACAGCTCTAAAAAACTCAAGTCCACTCAGCAAACTGAATCCATTTGTTGACACGCAAGGGCTCCTTAAAGTTGGAGGCCGACTAAAGAAAGCACAGTTGTCTGCAGAAGAAACCAATCCCATACTCGTCCCTGGAAAGCATCATCTTGCTCAGCTCATAATAAGACACTTTcacgaaaaattatgtcaccagggaAGGCATTTCACGGAGGGAGCAGTCAGAGCAGGGGGCTTTTGGATTGTGGGAGGAAAAAGAGCAGTAAGCAGTGTGATTTTCAAGTGCATCACATGCCGCAAATTAAGGGGCAGGCAACCTGAACAGATAATGGCTGAACTTCCTGAGGACAGGCTGTCCACGGACCCTCCTTTCACAAATGTAGGCCTTGATGTGTTCGGTCCCTGGTCCGTTACAGTGAGAAAAACGCGTGGTGCTAATGCAGATGCTAAAAGATGGGCAGTCATATTCACCTGCATGAGTACACGTGCAATTCATATTGAAGTGATTGAGTCAATGGACACATCgtcattcattaatgcactgcgtcgtttctttgccatccgaggtggtgccaaactcttgagatctgattgtgggacaaattttgtgagtgcctgcaaagagctccaaatagacaaactaggctgtcacaatgacaaaataggCACATTCTTGAAAGACAGTGCGTGCAAATGGCAGTTTAATCCTCCACATGCATCCCATATGGCTGGTTCCTGGGAACGCATGATCGGCGTCACCCGAAAAATCCTCAATGCAATGCTCCTTGAACATCCATATGGGAAGCTCACACATGAAGTACTCGTAACATTGTTAGCTGAAGTCACCGCAATTGTAAATGCACGCCCGCTAACAGCCGTTTCTACAGATCCCGAAAACCCAGTCATTCTTACTCCTGCGATGCTACTCACGCAAAAGGTTGGCACACCACCGATTCCACCAGGGCAGTTTCAGACCAGTGACCTATTCAAAGCCCAATGGAAGCGCGTGCAGTacttagctaatgttttctggagtcgttggcagaaagaatacatcgcaggcttgcaggttcgtcgcaagtggaaaacaaaaaagccaAACCTTCAAATGGGCAACGTTGTTTTAATGAGGGAGTCTCTAGAACATAGGAATAATTGGCCACTCGGACTGATCACAAAATCTTTCCCAAGTGAGGACGGTAATGTCAGAAAAGTTGAGGTTAAGATTTGCCGAAACGGCGAGAATAGGTTTTACATTCGCCCAATTCGTGAAGTTGTGCTTTTGATGTCTAAGGATAGCATGTAAaacgagttgttgttttgtatcgttcattagttaagggctgacatcttgcagatgtcaggcggggagtgttatgtcctctggtcttatgttgactactttttgggtttaatttctttctaagattgtacattgttcatccgtccacaggatgtcgctattctaactcagaatcttaagtttttctttggtattgctgtttgcgctcggcttcccctagtggcgacttgctgtaagcagcaggcagaaagaactttttatttcagttggaaaagaggccttgaggtgttaagacgttacacacctcctctgcaccatacatcgttgggaacccttgacaaaacaaaatctgtaagtttgtacgttttaacagtgggttagatgtaattttggtgtgtctattctgt
This Corythoichthys intestinalis isolate RoL2023-P3 chromosome 11, ASM3026506v1, whole genome shotgun sequence DNA region includes the following protein-coding sequences:
- the LOC130923657 gene encoding uncharacterized protein LOC130923657, which produces MHNNFAKDEANNWVAPLPFRSPRRRLPDNRQQAYNRLMSLRKTLRRKPEMRAHYAEFMEKIFSKGHAEPAPALAPDQECWYLPSFGVYHPQKPEKIRVVFDSSAQLDNVSLNDVLLKGPDLNNTLVGVLMRFRSDPYAVMADVEHMFHNFIVREDHRNYLRFLWFQNHDLDGKVQEFRMTVHVFGNCPSPSVAIFGLKRTAIEGEMEFGSDAKEFIERHFYVDDGLKSFSSIEQAIDVLSRAQKMLAQCNIRLHKISSNCPLITGAFPTEDRAVGMQGLDIGQTTPPMQRSLGLGWELLTDQFKFQVRVNERPFTKRGVLSVINSVFDPLGFAIPVIVGGRTILRDISTNVSEWDTELPKDKLEQWQKWKSSLGHLQHLEIPRMYTSIPLSAAQRIEIDVFCDASTKAVGAVAYLKLTNEDGHSEVGFLLGKARLAPKPDITIPRLELCAAVLAVEVAELVLEELDVTVDQVNLYTDSKVVLGYISNTKRRFHVYVHNRVERIRRFAQTHQWHYVPTHLNPADHATRALPAEQLSSSTWLRGPAFLSRLDQSQVRSQTFDLIDPETDCELRPEVTTCTTTLSKGQFNSARFERFSSWKVLQKAIAKLQHIAQSFKNNSEVSCRGWHNCNKHLTEKSLQLAKTTIIRTVQREVFAEDIGCIEKGTALKNSSPLSKLNPFVDTQGLLKVGGRLKKAQLSAEETNPILVPGKHHLAQLIIRHFHEKLCHQGRHFTEGAVRAGGFWIVGGKRAVSSVIFKCITCRKLRGRQPEQIMAELPEDRLSTDPPFTNVGLDVFGPWSVTVRKTRGANADAKRWAVIFTCMSTRAIHIEVIESMDTSSFINALRRFFAIRGGAKLLRSDCGTNFVSACKELQIDKLGCHNDKIGTFLKDSACKWQFNPPHASHMAGSWERMIGVTRKILNAMLLEHPYGKLTHEVLVTLLAEVTAIVNARPLTAVSTDPENPVILTPAMLLTQKVGTPPIPPGQFQTSDLFKAQWKRVQYLANVFWSRWQKEYIAGLQVRRKWKTKKPNLQMGNVVLMRESLEHRNNWPLGLITKSFPSEDGNVRKVEVKICRNGENRFYIRPIREVVLLMSKDSM